From the Pelorhabdus rhamnosifermentans genome, the window AAAGTACTTGGTTGGAAACGGCCTGGGAGGATAGGGAGTTGCTGATTTAATAAAAAGACCACTTCGTAATGAAGTGGTCTTTTTGCTGTGTTCAGGCTATCTAGAGTTTTTATATTCGGCAGGAAATAGAGGAGTTTTGTGGAACAAATTATAAATGAAAAATTACGGTAATATTAACCAGTAAAACGGTGTTTATTGGTTCTTCTTATAGAAGGGGTGATTGTGATGGGGCAAGTAATCAAACGATCTGTATGTCCTTATGATTGTCCAGATACCTGCGGCTTATTGTTAACTGTGGAAAATAATCGAGTTGTATCAGTGAAAGGGGATGATGAGCATCCTTATACACGAGGGAGACTGTGCGGGAAAATGCATTTGTATCACAAAGTCATTCATTCGCCACAGCGCTTGACTCAACCGTTACTTAGGACAGGGAAAAAAGGTTGTGGTAAATTTCGGCCCATAACCTGGGAGCAAGCGATTACTACCATTGTCTCAAATTGGAAGAAGCTGATTATTAAGGCTGGGTCTGAAGCTATTTTGCCTTATTCGTATGCTGGTACGATGGGGTTGCTACAGACAAATGCAGGTCATGCGTTTTTTCATAAACTAGGGGCATCACAGTTGGCGCGGACTATCTGTTCGCCCGCTAAGGGAGCTGGATGGGAGGCTTTGATGGGTGATACGCATGGCATGCGCCCGGAAGAAGTGGCTCACAGTGATTATGTTATTATTTGGGGGAGCAATACAATTGCCACAAATCTACACTTTATTCCAGATTTAAAAATGGCTCAAAGCCGTGGAGCTAAAATTGTGCTTATTGAAGCCTATCGTACGCCTAACGCTGCTCTTGCTGATCGAACTATTTTGGTAAAGCCCGGTACAGATGGAGCCCTTGCTTTGGGGATTATGCACATTTTAGTACGCGAGGAGCTCATTGATCAAGCCTTTATCCAAAAGTATGTACTTGGTTTTGATTTGTTTTCCGACCAAATATTGCCTGAGTATACGCCGAGTACAGTAAGTGAGATTACTGGTGTTTCCGTTGCGGTTATTGAGCAATTGGCTGCAGAGTATGGTAAGGCAAGGGCTCCCTATATTCAAGTAGGCAGTGGCATGTCACGGTATGGAAATGGTGCCATGACCATTCGTTTAATTTCTGCATTACCTGCTGTGGTAGGCGCTTGGCAGCACCTTGGCGGCGGATGTTTTAATGGTACGAGTATGAAGCGTGCCTTTAAATTATCTGAAATTACCCGCGAAGATTTCTTGCATCAGCCTACGCGTATGTTAAATATGAATCAGCTTGGCAAGGTGCTGTGCGAAGAACAGCCACCTATTTACAGTTTGTATGTTTACAATACCAATCCAGTGGCAGTCAATCCCGATCAAAACCGTGTCATCCGGGGTTTATTGCGTGAGGATTTATTTACTGTTGTTCATGAACGTTTTATGACAGATACAGCGCGTTTTGCTGACATTGTCCTTCCAGCTACGACTTCCGCTGAACATAGTGATTTTTACCGCGGCTATGGTCATAATTATTTGCAACGTGCTTTTCCTGCCATCACTCCCCTTGGTCAAAGCAAATCGAATTGGGAAGTTTTTCAGCTATTAGCGCAGGCCATGGGTTTTAATGAAACATTTTTTCAGCAAAGTGCCGATGAATTGATTGATCATGTCTTACAATTTATCAACCCACTTTGTGCGGGAATAGATGAAAATCAGTGGAAATCTGGTAAAGCATTATCAGCGGCACTTGGGGCTGGAAGTAAAATGAATTTTTTGACACCATCGGGGAAGATTGAACTTTATAATGAACGGCTGGACGAGAAATTGCCCCATTATGTAGAACCCTATCGTGGCCGTGAATCCTTGCATTTAGTTGTAGCACCGAGTGTTCAGACGCTAAATTCGACATTTACGGAGCAGAAAGAACTATCGAATAAGCGGGGAAAAATGGTTTTATTAATGAATCCTTGTGATGCTAAACAGCGCTATTTAATCACAGGACAGGCGGTTATAGCCCACAATGATCAAGGCGAGGTAGAATTTTCACTTAAGGTGACAGAAGCTGTTTTAGCAGGTACCGTTGTTGTTGAGGGAGTCTGGTCTTTAGAGCAGACTTCCGGCAATCGATCTGTGAATGCTTTGCTGTCGGACAGACTAACAGATTTGGGACAGGGGAGTACGCTGTCAGATAATTGTATTGAAGTGAGGGGGAAAAAATTATGATTAATGAGAAATTGCAGTGCTTATTCTTGTCTGGTGCACAATTAAATCGTATTGCGGCCAATTTCTTCTATCAAATGACAGCAGCTCTTGCTGGTAAAAAGAGTTCACTTAAAATTCTTTCGTCTTATTTACCTGCGGCGTCAGGAGCGGAGAAGGGACATTTCCTCGCCCTTGATTTGGGTGGAACCAATGTTCGTGTGCTTGATATTGATTTAGCTGGTAATCGTCAGTTGAAACTTAAACGGAAGCATAGCTTTCCGTTAAAAACAAAAAATATTGATTATACAGCGCATGACTGTACTGGAGAAATGTTGTTTGATTATATCGCAGATGAATTGGCGGGGTTTGTTGAACCTAAGCAGACCTATCTGCTTGGACATACTTTTTCTTTTCCTTTTTCACAGCAGCGAGCCAATGAAGCGATACTTTCAACATGGACGAAGGAATTTAAGACGCGCGATGTTGTGGGGTATGATGTTACGCGATTGCTTATTCAGGCATTAGAAAGACGCGGGCTAGTCCAGATTACGCCTACGGCTGTCATGAATGATACGGTCGCAACCTTGTTAGCTGCTTCTTATCAGCAGCCTTATGTGACAATTGGTTCTATTTGCGGCACAGGGCACAATAGTTGTTATGTTGAGACAAAGGAACAGTCAAATGTCATTATTAATCTGGAGTCCGGCAATTTTGATGGCATCCCAGGCACTGCTTGGGACAAACTTCTTGATAGTAACAGCGCGCAGCCGGGTGCGCAACTATTAGAAAAGCAAGTTTCTGGTGCTTATCTGGGGAAATTGGTTGGACTGATCTTTGATGAATTGATTAGGGTGCAAGCGCAAGGTCGCGATCATGTTTTGTCAACGCAAGGCGTTTCTTTGACTGGTGAAGATTTATCTAGAATCCTGTCAGCTGCGCAAGGTCAGGAGATTTCTAAGCAATTGTTGTCTCATGGAGTCACGCTTACTGCAGATGATTGTAGTTTATTGCAGTCGATTACCCAAGCCGTTGTAGTTCGGTCCGCACGTTTAGCGGCAGCTTCTTATAGCGGCATTTTGACTCATGTCGATCCGAATCTGGATGCCATGCATTGTATTGCTATTGATGGGTCACTTTATGAAAAAATGCCTGGTTATGCGAATGAATTGTGTCAGGCACTCTCAGAAATATACGGGGATAAGTCTAAAAACATTATACTTAAACTTGTAAAAGATGGATCAGGTATGGGGGCGGCTGTTGGTGCGGCTTTAAGTTGTTAGGAGTATGGAGGCATAGAAGGGAAGTTTAGAGATGAATAAAGATCAAGAGATTGAACTTAAACTAGCATTGCTGGATTCGAGCGATCTTGATAAAGTAACAGCGGATTTCTTTTTGTTGTCTCTTGCAGTAACAAAGTGGCAGGAAGCTCAATTAGTTTCTACCTATTATGATACAAAGCAACAAAGTTTGATGAATCATCGGATGACATTTCGCATCCGATCGACGGACCACAGGATTGAGGCGACAGTTAAGGCTGGTGGGAATAGTACA encodes:
- a CDS encoding hexokinase codes for the protein MINEKLQCLFLSGAQLNRIAANFFYQMTAALAGKKSSLKILSSYLPAASGAEKGHFLALDLGGTNVRVLDIDLAGNRQLKLKRKHSFPLKTKNIDYTAHDCTGEMLFDYIADELAGFVEPKQTYLLGHTFSFPFSQQRANEAILSTWTKEFKTRDVVGYDVTRLLIQALERRGLVQITPTAVMNDTVATLLAASYQQPYVTIGSICGTGHNSCYVETKEQSNVIINLESGNFDGIPGTAWDKLLDSNSAQPGAQLLEKQVSGAYLGKLVGLIFDELIRVQAQGRDHVLSTQGVSLTGEDLSRILSAAQGQEISKQLLSHGVTLTADDCSLLQSITQAVVVRSARLAAASYSGILTHVDPNLDAMHCIAIDGSLYEKMPGYANELCQALSEIYGDKSKNIILKLVKDGSGMGAAVGAALSC
- a CDS encoding molybdopterin-dependent oxidoreductase; protein product: MGQVIKRSVCPYDCPDTCGLLLTVENNRVVSVKGDDEHPYTRGRLCGKMHLYHKVIHSPQRLTQPLLRTGKKGCGKFRPITWEQAITTIVSNWKKLIIKAGSEAILPYSYAGTMGLLQTNAGHAFFHKLGASQLARTICSPAKGAGWEALMGDTHGMRPEEVAHSDYVIIWGSNTIATNLHFIPDLKMAQSRGAKIVLIEAYRTPNAALADRTILVKPGTDGALALGIMHILVREELIDQAFIQKYVLGFDLFSDQILPEYTPSTVSEITGVSVAVIEQLAAEYGKARAPYIQVGSGMSRYGNGAMTIRLISALPAVVGAWQHLGGGCFNGTSMKRAFKLSEITREDFLHQPTRMLNMNQLGKVLCEEQPPIYSLYVYNTNPVAVNPDQNRVIRGLLREDLFTVVHERFMTDTARFADIVLPATTSAEHSDFYRGYGHNYLQRAFPAITPLGQSKSNWEVFQLLAQAMGFNETFFQQSADELIDHVLQFINPLCAGIDENQWKSGKALSAALGAGSKMNFLTPSGKIELYNERLDEKLPHYVEPYRGRESLHLVVAPSVQTLNSTFTEQKELSNKRGKMVLLMNPCDAKQRYLITGQAVIAHNDQGEVEFSLKVTEAVLAGTVVVEGVWSLEQTSGNRSVNALLSDRLTDLGQGSTLSDNCIEVRGKKL